In Amblyraja radiata isolate CabotCenter1 chromosome 15, sAmbRad1.1.pri, whole genome shotgun sequence, the genomic window TCAAAGCATTCGCACTGCCGCTGCAAAGCTTGACGGAAGACTCAACTCACCCATCCCGTAGCCGCCACCGTAGCCGCTAGACCCTCCGCCAGCAGTGGAGTTCAAGAAGAGTTCAATGTAACGATGCTCTGAAACAAGATCAACTGCCGTGTAAACATTTTAGCCGATCACCTGTCCACACAACTCAACAGGTATTCTCTCACAAGTTAAACATGCGTCAAACCATGACATCTAACTTGGCTTCCGAGAACTGGACATTTGAAAACACCTATCCCAAATTGCTGACAGATGGTGTGTGATGTAGTTTATCACAGAAGATTCACAAAGCAAGGACGTTGTGATTTCTTGACCGTCAACTTAATGGAAATTTGGGAATCACCAAATACCCATGCACTATACACCCTGTctttgaaggacacaaagtgctggagttactgggcaggtcaggcagcacatggacgcacaggtctggggaacatggataggtaatctaggtgaggcccttcttcagactctggagtCTGCAGAGGGCTTCgatgcaaaacatcacctgtccatattctccagagatgctgccaaacctgctgagttactccaacactttgtccccgtttgtgtattaaccagcatctgcacttattTTTTCTCTCACAATCCTGTCCTTGCCAGCCTGGAGTCAACAGTCAGCCCTGGTGTTTTAGCCACCCTCTAAATATCACTTCAATAAAAGCACTCCCAGTTTTGCTGGTGGACCTTACGCCTTCCCAGGGCGGGCGGTGTAATCCTCAGTAAGATTCCCTACGACACTTGGCAAATGGGCATTAACCAAGGTCAGCCCTATCTGATGAAGGCCACATGCTATGTACACatcatacagggccctggtgagaccacacctggagtattgtgggcagttttggtctcctaatttgaggaaggacattcttgctatagagtgagtgcagtgtaggttcaccagattaattcccgggatggtgggactgatatattatgaaagaatggatcgactgggctaatattcactggaatctagaaggatgagagcagagctgccaggctgtcagagcatttcagtattctagtacctgaaaatcagtattttgctgagaaaatcagtatttttacgcagtgccattttgctgaaaaaagtgttatttttttatgtgcagtcatacccatgtaagcatACAAgactgcataactttgctaccaattgacatgtcttctacgcaccttacttgacagtgcattcattgccatctctttgtatactgctgtttgaacggctgcttcctgcttttagcaccagatgaagatgtggaagccattttggaagcctctctccctccctccctccttcttcaGCCTCCCTCGCCTTCCTattttctttccctccctcttattctccacctccccccactGTCTGGGATCCATagtgctgtggccatagcgctacgTGTAAAGGCAATAGTGCTCCACCTGGGAGCACTATTTTTAAAACCCATCGCGCTGTTCATTTAAATTCCCACGcataaactgacagcgctgtttaaacctgtagcgggacaggcagatcaaagcttacaaaaataatcatccagatcttgaaatttaaaatactaatagatttaatctgctataatttttagaggtacagtatgactttttatatccttgcatttattaagcagcaagatgaaacaggaagtcgggctgatttaaaaaaaaatccgtatttcACAACgcaaatccgtacatccgtattctgatcgcatttccgtacaaaatacagaaaatccgtgctacttggcagctctgtgagaggggatcttatagaaacataaagggatttgacaggctagatgcagggaaaatgttccccatgttggggtagttcagaaccagggatcggtttaagaaaaaggagttaggactgagatgaggaaaagctttttcacccagagttgtgaatctgcagaattctctgccacagaaggcagtggaggccgattcactggatgttttgaagagagttagatatagctcttagggctaatggaatcaagggatatggagagaaagcaggaataggaaactgattctggatgatcagccatgatcatattgaatggcggtgctagctcgaagggccgaatggcctactcctgcacctattttctgtttctaattcCCCACCAACAAGCATTGGCCATGGCAGGattctttattttaaattaacTTTGTGGTTCCTACAAGTGCAGCTCAGCCACGACCCTCGGGGTAAAGCTAGACAAGAGCTTAATTTGTACTTACGCATGTGAGCTTTATCCTTACACATGGCGGCTACCGCGTCCTCGTGTGTTGCAAATTCAACGTCAGCCTCCCCTGTGGCCCGACCGTCGTTTCCATACTCCAGGTGAATGCGAAGAGGGTTCAGAGGGGAAAAGAACTATAAAGAAACAATTGTAAAACATAATCTAACCACCCACTGATCAGATTCATTACTGCTGATTGAATAAATTAATCGGAAACTTACGTGTGCAACGTCATCCTCGGATGCCCGGAACGGTAGACCACGCATGTGCACAAAGTGTCCACTCAGATAGCCCGAGCTGGCGTCTCCAGCTCCTCCATATCCATGGTTCCCCATACCTATAAAGAGCAGAGTTAGTGCAAACTCTGATAACACATTTTCCCATTCTACATTTATAGTTCACTATGATAACCTCTGACATATCCCCGCACACCCTCCCTcattcattagtgataggaacagaattaggccatgagtctactcccccattcaatcatggctgatctatcttttccctctccaccccattctccagtCATCTCTCTATAACCCGACACCCATTCTTCCTAATTACTCTGCTCATTCCCACCCATTTCCTTTGCCCCATTCACCCTATTTTACCCTTTATCCTTCTCCTGTGTTGCACTTTTCCACTTTCTCCaaacaatataatcaaaattattctaAACACCAAACCTACCTCTGTTGCCTCTCATAGCGCCAGGCCCATCGTATTCATCGTTCCCATAGCCATAGTTGTCATAGCCGTTGTAGTCGTCATACCCACCATATCCTGAAGAAATCACAAGCCACATTAGATAAAATGAAAACACCACCCGGAGGTCCTAAAATACACTTCTACCTGATTCAAAAGACAAAATTTGCACCAATAGCTAAAGGAAAGATATGTCAATTTAGAATATAACAACAAGTTATTCATATTTAAACTCAAGGCGTAGACATTGGGACTGCAAGGCTTATATTCTGGCAGCAAggacaattaattaattaatcgtgCTCTAGTTGCCAGTATTTGGCCATTGTAAATCTCTGAATGCTGGAAACAAGTTACATCCCAATTCCACAGTAAAACATGTAAATACTTTCAGATGAATGCACAGCTATATACTGTGTGCAACACGCATTTCACTCACCACCACCATAACCACCTCCTCGACGCATACGATCGTAAGCGTTCCCTCGCTGGGGACCAGCTCCAAGGTAACCACCTCGTCCCATCGGCCGGTCGTATGGGCCCGGTCTCTGTCCCATCAGCCGCTTTGGGGGATCATAGTATGCCCGCACCTCGCTTCTGCTGCTTTTAAATATCTCAATATACCTAAATCACAATGAATATACAGTTAACACTCATGAGAAATACTGCAATTGTAGTATTATTCTAGATAACAATTTGGCTGAAAACATACATATCTTAGTTTACATTAGAACGACTAGCAGATATTTCTAAAGAACACCAATTCTACACATTTAATTTAACATCGAGTCCTACATgacattttaatttaatgttttctCAATGGAGCAAGCATATTTGCAATTGATTATATTCAACAGGTTACTATTTATACTATTTTGCAAGTAATCTTCTCAAAACGTTGTTCAGTAAATAACTGAGGCCATAAAATGGATCAGATTCTAATGCATGAAAATATGGTTCAAGTATAACACAGTTGCATTAATTGTAATTACAATATTGTTCATCTCAGGCATTCACTGATCTGCAGCTTGgaagagggaaaaaaaaaatcaagagggCAAATACACGGCAAGAACATGCAGCCCCAAGGGGCCGTGGCAGTCCTGGCACATTAGACCATTGTTATTGGGTTCTGACAGGGAGCAAAAATAAAAGTAACGGGAGAGGAGCTGAGCATGGAAAGCAACATGAGTGAGCAAACATTGTGCTGCAAGTGATGACAAGGTAAAAAGTGAAATGTTACTGTATCAATTCAAAGATTTGTAACAACCCCAGGTGAATGGGGGTCATACAGCACTCCATATTTAACTCTTACTGGGGTACAAGATCACAACAAGCCACCTGTAATATGAGGCAGCTGTGAGACCATGCCGTAACATTTGCAAACCATTATGCTGCATTTttatccactcaatccaagcagGATTCTTACAcattaatatattttgtttaaaaaGGCATAATTCAATCAAGCTACACGTGTAGCTTTTACTTGGGATCTTAGGATTATAGAATATTAGTTATGTACGTTATTCTTAACTGACTGCAAGATCAGTGTGTAGTCCCAACTTCAGTGCGTCATACACCAGCACCCAGCGTTTAAACTCAACTTTAAGATGAATAACCAACCCGTCCGTCCATCCCCACCTGTGCCCTATTCTTTCCTTGTGTTTCCCCAGTGCTTTTTCTGCTATCTCCTTTGAAGCAAACTGCACGAAGGCCTCCCCTGTGCTTCTCCCCTGGTAGTCCATCGGCAAAGTTATCCCATTTGGCACGATTTCCAACCCTTTAACCCAAGGACAAAATAACCCCATCAGGGGAACAATATTAAATGATGCACAATTCCCAACATTATCTACATATTTATAAAAGATTATCACCCCCGTTACTAACACATAAAAATGTAAAACACTAATAAGATTTACAGCACACCCAACCTCCATAATGATTTTAAGTGTTCAGCTACAAAATTAGTTAAACAGACTAAATGGCAACTACAGAACTCATTTCAATTACAACACTTTAACAACTGCTCTGAAGGTACAGCAGCAATCCATTATGTTGAGTCCAACTACAGACAAATACAATTATACATTCAGTTCATAGTGCAAATACTGAAGTTATATTTAGGTATAGGATGCCTCAAACATCAAGATACGCAAATCCTTATGCTTCAAACACAACATTTTTACCAAATACAACTAAAATCTAAATTGTCACCGACATTTTAAATTTACATTAGACACAGTTGCTTTTAAGCCAACAAATAAATAATTCAGTAAATCCTAAATTATATCAACAATTACCCATTACAAGTTACACAGATCTAACAGCAATTTAAAGTTTTAATGTAGATTTCTAGTGAAGACACGTGTATGTGAAAAATACCTGTGAAAAACTGAACTATTTCCTCCTTGCTGCAACCAAATGGAAGTCCCCGAAGTCGCACGGTGCCATCGTTGGATGTATCAGAAGGAGTGGCACCGTTATGTTTTAGAACCCAATCCATTTCACTGCCGTTAGATTTGAAAACTGAAGGGTGAAAAGATAACAGGCTGTAGCTTTGCACAGAATGCATGTGCAGGTGCATCCTCCGGTCTCAAACTGTTGTGCTACATAATAAGTGCTCCCACGTCTCCATAGAACAGTCAGCAACTGCCCAGTCCTTTTCTGCCAAGATTAAACCATTGGTTTAACCAAATAGTTACACCTGAGGCATGAACCAATTCATCACAacgaaacatacatttaaacattaTCAAGGCAGCGGGGGAATTTCAGAGCGTTGCTTAAGGACCAGGATTTTATTTATAAAGAGCTAGTCTCTGTAATGGTGAAATGAAACTACCATATGGCATAACAAAACTCCATCTGGCTCACAGATATCCTCTGGGGAAAGAggatgaaacatagaaagtagatgcaggagtaggctattctgccctttgagccagcatcatcattcaatatgatcatggctgatggtcgagaatcagtaccctgttcctttcctcccccatatcccttgatttcgtctTAGAGACCAAATGTGGCCTGGTCTATGTGCTCTGGTCTACAAGGCCCCAAATTTAAAACATGTTTAAAGGCAGATACCACATATCAAAAACATTTAGCGGAATAATATCTAAACTGGGAATGCAGACCAGCGGCCATTTTATCAGGAcaaatcacagcttggtttgcaaCAGTTCAATCCAAGACTGTggtaaattgcagagaattgtggatgccgcCCTGACCGTCACACTAACCTCCCTTTCATAGACTCCATTTGtatctcatgctgcctcagcaaggccagcagcataatcaaggacaaattgcaccctggccactccctatttcccctctcccattcggAAAAAGgcccatctccagattcagggagtttattcccagctcttaacaggcaagtgaaccatcctaccacaactagagcagtcctgaactaccatccatATCATTTGGAGACACTCAGTctctctttgattggactttactggctttacttgcactaaaccttattccctaatcgtgtatctgtacactgtgggcggctcgattgtagtcGTGTATTGTTcttccgctgaccggttagcgcgtaacaaaagcttttcattgtacctcggtacacgtgacaataaactaaaccagctAATCAACAATAGCATCTTGCTTGTATTCACAGCCGAGTCACAACCATCACGCACCACTGTCTCATCACCACTTCCAACATACATGAGTAGCGCTGCAAGCCCTTAACACCGTCTCATGGCCATAGGTTAAAAAACAAATGTCTCCCTGGTTATGGGACACTGCTCTCGGCTGATGAATCAGTGCCCCTCTATATG contains:
- the hnrnph3 gene encoding heterogeneous nuclear ribonucleoprotein H3 isoform X11, whose protein sequence is MAQEEEIFTSLEPERGEEEEEEEVEGEQKEESEEPTKEEDYVVRVRGLPWSCTPEEVIRFFSECDIRNGLRGVQFTTSKDGRPSGEAYVHLDNEADFKKAVAKDRKYMGHRYIEVFKSNGSEMDWVLKHNGATPSDTSNDGTVRLRGLPFGCSKEEIVQFFTGLEIVPNGITLPMDYQGRSTGEAFVQFASKEIAEKALGKHKERIGHRYIEIFKSSRSEVRAYYDPPKRLMGQRPGPYDRPMGRGGYLGAGPQRGNAYDRMRRGGGYGGGYGGYDDYNGYDNYGYGNDEYDGPGAMRGNRGMGNHGYGGAGDASSGYLSGHFVHMRGLPFRASEDDVAHFFSPLNPLRIHLEYGNDGRATGEADVEFATHEDAVAAMCKDKAHMQHRYIELFLNSTAGGGSSGYGGGYGMGNQGGYGASGNHGMSSNYAAGYGSQTSMGSYGKVGTAEATMVHGDITTDLEAWEWGVTWKEWGTWAAVEGGECTSGYTLPQTDRGRY
- the hnrnph3 gene encoding heterogeneous nuclear ribonucleoprotein H3 isoform X5, with the protein product MAQEEEIFTSLEPERGEEEEEEEVEGEREGDRDLDLDGEGEGDRDGEGDREGDRDRDVEGEEKEESEEPTKEEDYVVRVRGLPWSCTPEEVIRFFSECDIRNGLRGVQFTTSKDGRPSGEAYVHLDNEADFKKAVAKDRKYMGHRYIEVFKSNGSEMDWVLKHNGATPSDTSNDGTVRLRGLPFGCSKEEIVQFFTGLEIVPNGITLPMDYQGRSTGEAFVQFASKEIAEKALGKHKERIGHRYIEIFKSSRSEVRAYYDPPKRLMGQRPGPYDRPMGRGGYLGAGPQRGNAYDRMRRGGGYGGGYGGYDDYNGYDNYGYGNDEYDGPGAMRGNRGMGNHGYGGAGDASSGYLSGHFVHMRGLPFRASEDDVAHFFSPLNPLRIHLEYGNDGRATGEADVEFATHEDAVAAMCKDKAHMQHRYIELFLNSTAGGGSSGYGGGYGMGNQGGYGASGNHGMSSNYAAGYGSQTSMGSYGKVGTAEATMVHGDITTDLEAWEWGVTWKEWGTWAAVEGGECTSGYTLPQTDRGRY
- the hnrnph3 gene encoding heterogeneous nuclear ribonucleoprotein H3 isoform X10, which translates into the protein MAQEEEIFTSLEPERGEEEEEEEVEGEREGDRDLDLDGEGEGDRDGEGDRDVEGDRDVEGDRDVEGDREGEGDRDRDVEGEEKEESEEPTKEEDYVVRVRGLPWSCTPEEVIRFFSECDIRNGLRGVQFTTSKDGRPSGEAYVHLDNEADFKKAVAKDRKYMGHRYIEVFKSNGSEMDWVLKHNGATPSDTSNDGTVRLRGLPFGCSKEEIVQFFTGLEIVPNGITLPMDYQGRSTGEAFVQFASKEIAEKALGKHKERIGHRYIEIFKSSRSEVRAYYDPPKRLMGQRPGPYDRPMGRGGYLGAGPQRGNAYDRMRRGGGYGGGYGGYDDYNGYDNYGYGNDEYDGPGAMRGNRGMGNHGYGGAGDASSGYLSGHFVHMRGLPFRASEDDVAHFFSPLNPLRIHLEYGNDGRATGEADVEFATHEDAVAAMCKDKAHMQHRYIELFLNSTAGGGSSGYGGGYGMGNQGGYGASGNHGMSSNYAAGYGSQTSMGSYDLA
- the hnrnph3 gene encoding heterogeneous nuclear ribonucleoprotein H3 isoform X6, producing MAQEEEIFTSLEPERGEEEEEEEVEGEREGDRDLDLDGEGDREGEGDRDRDVEGEEKEESEEPTKEEDYVVRVRGLPWSCTPEEVIRFFSECDIRNGLRGVQFTTSKDGRPSGEAYVHLDNEADFKKAVAKDRKYMGHRYIEVFKSNGSEMDWVLKHNGATPSDTSNDGTVRLRGLPFGCSKEEIVQFFTGLEIVPNGITLPMDYQGRSTGEAFVQFASKEIAEKALGKHKERIGHRYIEIFKSSRSEVRAYYDPPKRLMGQRPGPYDRPMGRGGYLGAGPQRGNAYDRMRRGGGYGGGYGGYDDYNGYDNYGYGNDEYDGPGAMRGNRGMGNHGYGGAGDASSGYLSGHFVHMRGLPFRASEDDVAHFFSPLNPLRIHLEYGNDGRATGEADVEFATHEDAVAAMCKDKAHMQHRYIELFLNSTAGGGSSGYGGGYGMGNQGGYGASGNHGMSSNYAAGYGSQTSMGSYGKVGTAEATMVHGDITTDLEAWEWGVTWKEWGTWAAVEGGECTSGYTLPQTDRGRY
- the hnrnph3 gene encoding heterogeneous nuclear ribonucleoprotein H3 isoform X4 yields the protein MAQEEEIFTSLEPERGEEEEEEEVEGEREGDRDLDLDGEGEGDRDGEGDRDVEGDRDVEGDRDVEGDREGEGDRDRDVEGEEKEESEEPTKEEDYVVRVRGLPWSCTPEEVIRFFSECDIRNGLRGVQFTTSKDGRPSGEAYVHLDNEADFKKAVAKDRKYMGHRYIEVFKSNGSEMDWVLKHNGATPSDTSNDGTVRLRGLPFGCSKEEIVQFFTGLEIVPNGITLPMDYQGRSTGEAFVQFASKEIAEKALGKHKERIGHRYIEIFKSSRSEVRAYYDPPKRLMGQRPGPYDRPMGRGGYLGAGPQRGNAYDRMRRGGGYGGGYGGYDDYNGYDNYGYGNDEYDGPGAMRGNRGMGNHGYGGAGDASSGYLSGHFVHMRGLPFRASEDDVAHFFSPLNPLRIHLEYGNDGRATGEADVEFATHEDAVAAMCKDKAHMQHRYIELFLNSTAGGGSSGYGGGYGMGNQGGYGASGNHGMSSNYAAGYGSQTSMGSYGRHSGGNNGARGYYDGSGGMGMGGDVEGMGNVGGSGGW
- the hnrnph3 gene encoding heterogeneous nuclear ribonucleoprotein H3 isoform X12 codes for the protein MGHRYIEVFKSNGSEMDWVLKHNGATPSDTSNDGTVRLRGLPFGCSKEEIVQFFTGLEIVPNGITLPMDYQGRSTGEAFVQFASKEIAEKALGKHKERIGHRYIEIFKSSRSEVRAYYDPPKRLMGQRPGPYDRPMGRGGYLGAGPQRGNAYDRMRRGGGYGGGYGGYDDYNGYDNYGYGNDEYDGPGAMRGNRGMGNHGYGGAGDASSGYLSGHFVHMRGLPFRASEDDVAHFFSPLNPLRIHLEYGNDGRATGEADVEFATHEDAVAAMCKDKAHMQHRYIELFLNSTAGGGSSGYGGGYGMGNQGGYGASGNHGMSSNYAAGYGSQTSMGSYGKVGTAEATMVHGDITTDLEAWEWGVTWKEWGTWAAVEGGECTSGYTLPQTDRGRY
- the hnrnph3 gene encoding heterogeneous nuclear ribonucleoprotein H3 isoform X13, whose protein sequence is MGHRYIEVFKSNGSEMDWVLKHNGATPSDTSNDGTVRLRGLPFGCSKEEIVQFFTGLEIVPNGITLPMDYQGRSTGEAFVQFASKEIAEKALGKHKERIGHRYIEIFKSSRSEVRAYYDPPKRLMGQRPGPYDRPMGRGGYLGAGPQRGNAYDRMRRGGGYGGGYGGYDDYNGYDNYGYGNDEYDGPGAMRGNRGMGNHGYGGAGDASSGYLSGHFVHMRGLPFRASEDDVAHFFSPLNPLRIHLEYGNDGRATGEADVEFATHEDAVAAMCKDKAHMQHRYIELFLNSTAGGGSSGYGGGYGMGNQGGYGASGNHGMSSNYAAGYGSQTSMGSYGRHSGGNNGARGYYDGSGGMGMGGDVEGMGNVGGSGGW
- the hnrnph3 gene encoding heterogeneous nuclear ribonucleoprotein H3 isoform X9, whose translation is MAQEEEIFTSLEPERGEEEEEEEVEGEREGDRDLDLDGEGEEKEESEEPTKEEDYVVRVRGLPWSCTPEEVIRFFSECDIRNGLRGVQFTTSKDGRPSGEAYVHLDNEADFKKAVAKDRKYMGHRYIEVFKSNGSEMDWVLKHNGATPSDTSNDGTVRLRGLPFGCSKEEIVQFFTGLEIVPNGITLPMDYQGRSTGEAFVQFASKEIAEKALGKHKERIGHRYIEIFKSSRSEVRAYYDPPKRLMGQRPGPYDRPMGRGGYLGAGPQRGNAYDRMRRGGGYGGGYGGYDDYNGYDNYGYGNDEYDGPGAMRGNRGMGNHGYGGAGDASSGYLSGHFVHMRGLPFRASEDDVAHFFSPLNPLRIHLEYGNDGRATGEADVEFATHEDAVAAMCKDKAHMQHRYIELFLNSTAGGGSSGYGGGYGMGNQGGYGASGNHGMSSNYAAGYGSQTSMGSYGKVGTAEATMVHGDITTDLEAWEWGVTWKEWGTWAAVEGGECTSGYTLPQTDRGRY
- the hnrnph3 gene encoding heterogeneous nuclear ribonucleoprotein H3 isoform X7 — protein: MAQEEEIFTSLEPERGEEEEEEEVEGEREGDRDLDLDGEGEGDRDGEGEEKEESEEPTKEEDYVVRVRGLPWSCTPEEVIRFFSECDIRNGLRGVQFTTSKDGRPSGEAYVHLDNEADFKKAVAKDRKYMGHRYIEVFKSNGSEMDWVLKHNGATPSDTSNDGTVRLRGLPFGCSKEEIVQFFTGLEIVPNGITLPMDYQGRSTGEAFVQFASKEIAEKALGKHKERIGHRYIEIFKSSRSEVRAYYDPPKRLMGQRPGPYDRPMGRGGYLGAGPQRGNAYDRMRRGGGYGGGYGGYDDYNGYDNYGYGNDEYDGPGAMRGNRGMGNHGYGGAGDASSGYLSGHFVHMRGLPFRASEDDVAHFFSPLNPLRIHLEYGNDGRATGEADVEFATHEDAVAAMCKDKAHMQHRYIELFLNSTAGGGSSGYGGGYGMGNQGGYGASGNHGMSSNYAAGYGSQTSMGSYGKVGTAEATMVHGDITTDLEAWEWGVTWKEWGTWAAVEGGECTSGYTLPQTDRGRY
- the hnrnph3 gene encoding heterogeneous nuclear ribonucleoprotein H3 isoform X14; translated protein: MGHRYIEVFKSNGSEMDWVLKHNGATPSDTSNDGTVRLRGLPFGCSKEEIVQFFTGLEIVPNGITLPMDYQGRSTGEAFVQFASKEIAEKALGKHKERIGHRYIEIFKSSRSEVRAYYDPPKRLMGQRPGPYDRPMGRGGYLGAGPQRGNAYDRMRRGGGYGGGYGGYDDYNGYDNYGYGNDEYDGPGAMRGNRGMGNHGYGGAGDASSGYLSGHFVHMRGLPFRASEDDVAHFFSPLNPLRIHLEYGNDGRATGEADVEFATHEDAVAAMCKDKAHMQHRYIELFLNSTAGGGSSGYGGGYGMGNQGGYGASGNHGMSSNYAAGYGSQTSMGSYDLA
- the hnrnph3 gene encoding heterogeneous nuclear ribonucleoprotein H3 isoform X3; the encoded protein is MAQEEEIFTSLEPERGEEEEEEEVEGEREGDRDLDLDGEGEGDRDGEGDRDVEGEGDRDRDVEGEEKEESEEPTKEEDYVVRVRGLPWSCTPEEVIRFFSECDIRNGLRGVQFTTSKDGRPSGEAYVHLDNEADFKKAVAKDRKYMGHRYIEVFKSNGSEMDWVLKHNGATPSDTSNDGTVRLRGLPFGCSKEEIVQFFTGLEIVPNGITLPMDYQGRSTGEAFVQFASKEIAEKALGKHKERIGHRYIEIFKSSRSEVRAYYDPPKRLMGQRPGPYDRPMGRGGYLGAGPQRGNAYDRMRRGGGYGGGYGGYDDYNGYDNYGYGNDEYDGPGAMRGNRGMGNHGYGGAGDASSGYLSGHFVHMRGLPFRASEDDVAHFFSPLNPLRIHLEYGNDGRATGEADVEFATHEDAVAAMCKDKAHMQHRYIELFLNSTAGGGSSGYGGGYGMGNQGGYGASGNHGMSSNYAAGYGSQTSMGSYGKVGTAEATMVHGDITTDLEAWEWGVTWKEWGTWAAVEGGECTSGYTLPQTDRGRY
- the hnrnph3 gene encoding heterogeneous nuclear ribonucleoprotein H3 isoform X2: MAQEEEIFTSLEPERGEEEEEEEVEGEREGDRDLDLDGEGDRDVEGDRDVEGDREGEGDRDRDVEGEEKEESEEPTKEEDYVVRVRGLPWSCTPEEVIRFFSECDIRNGLRGVQFTTSKDGRPSGEAYVHLDNEADFKKAVAKDRKYMGHRYIEVFKSNGSEMDWVLKHNGATPSDTSNDGTVRLRGLPFGCSKEEIVQFFTGLEIVPNGITLPMDYQGRSTGEAFVQFASKEIAEKALGKHKERIGHRYIEIFKSSRSEVRAYYDPPKRLMGQRPGPYDRPMGRGGYLGAGPQRGNAYDRMRRGGGYGGGYGGYDDYNGYDNYGYGNDEYDGPGAMRGNRGMGNHGYGGAGDASSGYLSGHFVHMRGLPFRASEDDVAHFFSPLNPLRIHLEYGNDGRATGEADVEFATHEDAVAAMCKDKAHMQHRYIELFLNSTAGGGSSGYGGGYGMGNQGGYGASGNHGMSSNYAAGYGSQTSMGSYGKVGTAEATMVHGDITTDLEAWEWGVTWKEWGTWAAVEGGECTSGYTLPQTDRGRY
- the hnrnph3 gene encoding heterogeneous nuclear ribonucleoprotein H3 isoform X8, whose translation is MAQEEEIFTSLEPERGEEEEEEEVEGEREGEGDRDRDVEGEEKEESEEPTKEEDYVVRVRGLPWSCTPEEVIRFFSECDIRNGLRGVQFTTSKDGRPSGEAYVHLDNEADFKKAVAKDRKYMGHRYIEVFKSNGSEMDWVLKHNGATPSDTSNDGTVRLRGLPFGCSKEEIVQFFTGLEIVPNGITLPMDYQGRSTGEAFVQFASKEIAEKALGKHKERIGHRYIEIFKSSRSEVRAYYDPPKRLMGQRPGPYDRPMGRGGYLGAGPQRGNAYDRMRRGGGYGGGYGGYDDYNGYDNYGYGNDEYDGPGAMRGNRGMGNHGYGGAGDASSGYLSGHFVHMRGLPFRASEDDVAHFFSPLNPLRIHLEYGNDGRATGEADVEFATHEDAVAAMCKDKAHMQHRYIELFLNSTAGGGSSGYGGGYGMGNQGGYGASGNHGMSSNYAAGYGSQTSMGSYGKVGTAEATMVHGDITTDLEAWEWGVTWKEWGTWAAVEGGECTSGYTLPQTDRGRY
- the hnrnph3 gene encoding heterogeneous nuclear ribonucleoprotein H3 isoform X1 yields the protein MAQEEEIFTSLEPERGEEEEEEEVEGEREGDRDLDLDGEGEGDRDGEGDRDVEGDRDVEGDRDVEGDREGEGDRDRDVEGEEKEESEEPTKEEDYVVRVRGLPWSCTPEEVIRFFSECDIRNGLRGVQFTTSKDGRPSGEAYVHLDNEADFKKAVAKDRKYMGHRYIEVFKSNGSEMDWVLKHNGATPSDTSNDGTVRLRGLPFGCSKEEIVQFFTGLEIVPNGITLPMDYQGRSTGEAFVQFASKEIAEKALGKHKERIGHRYIEIFKSSRSEVRAYYDPPKRLMGQRPGPYDRPMGRGGYLGAGPQRGNAYDRMRRGGGYGGGYGGYDDYNGYDNYGYGNDEYDGPGAMRGNRGMGNHGYGGAGDASSGYLSGHFVHMRGLPFRASEDDVAHFFSPLNPLRIHLEYGNDGRATGEADVEFATHEDAVAAMCKDKAHMQHRYIELFLNSTAGGGSSGYGGGYGMGNQGGYGASGNHGMSSNYAAGYGSQTSMGSYGKVGTAEATMVHGDITTDLEAWEWGVTWKEWGTWAAVEGGECTSGYTLPQTDRGRY